Proteins encoded together in one Streptomyces asoensis window:
- the dnaE gene encoding DNA polymerase III subunit alpha: MSKPPFTHLHVHTQYSLLDGAARLKDMFDACNEMGMTHIAMSDHGNLHGAYDFFHTAKKAGVTPIIGIEAYVAPESRRNKRKIQWGQPHQKRDDVSGSGGYTHKTIWAANATGLHNLFRLSSDAYAEGWLQKWPRMDKETISQWSEGLIASTGCPSGELQTRLRLGQFDEALKSAAEYQDIFGKDRYFLELMDHGIEIESRVRAGLLEIGKKLGIPPLVTNDSHYTYAHEATAHDALLCIQTGKNLSDPDRFRFDGTGYYLKSTDEMYAIDSSDAWQEGCANTLLVAEQIDTTGMFEAKNLMPKFDIPDGFTEVTWFKEEVRRGMERRFPGGVPDDRQKQVEYEMDVIIQMGFPGYFLVVADFIMWAKNQGIAVGPGRGSAAGSIVAYAMGITDLDPIPHGLIFERFLNPERVSMPDVDIDFDERRRVEVIRYVTEKYGADKVAMIGTYGKIKAKNAIKDSARVLGYPYAMGDRLTKAMPADVLGKGIDLNGITDPSHPRYSEAGEIRAMYENEPDVKKVIDTAKGVEGLVRQMGVHAAGVIMSSEPIVDHAPIWVRHTDGVTITQWDYPQCESLGLLKMDFLGLRNLTIMDDAVKMVKSNKGIDLDLLALPLDDPKTFELLQRGDTLGVFQFDGGPMRSLLRLMKPDNFEDISAVSALYRPGPMGMDSHTNYALRKNKLQEITPIHKELEEPLQEVLAVTYGLIVYQEQVQKAAQIIAGYSLGEADILRRVMGKKKPDELAKNFVLFQKGARDKGYSDEAIQALWDVLVPFAGYAFNKAHSAAYGLVSYWTAYLKANHPAEYMAGLLTSVKDDKDKSAVYLNECRRMGIKVLPPNVNESVHNFAAQGDDVILFGLEAVRNVGTNVVESIIRSRKAKGKYASFPDYLDKVEAVACNKRTTESLIKAGAFDTLGHTRKGLTAHFEPMIDNVVAVKRKEAEGQFDLFGGMGEEETSEPGFGLDVEFTTDEWEKTYLLAQEREMLGLYVSDHPLFGLEHVLSDKADAGIAQLTGGEHADGAVVTIGGIISGLQRKMTKQGNAWAIATVEDLAGSIECMFFPATYQLVSTQLVEDAVVFVKGRLDKREDVPRLVAMELQVPDLSNAGTNAPVILTIPATRVTPPMINRLGEILTHHRGDSEVRIRLQGPTRTTVLRLDRHRVKPDPALFGDLKVLLGPSCLAG, from the coding sequence GTGTCGAAGCCGCCGTTCACGCACCTGCACGTCCACACCCAGTACTCGCTGCTGGACGGTGCCGCGCGGCTGAAGGACATGTTCGACGCGTGCAACGAGATGGGCATGACCCACATCGCGATGTCCGACCACGGCAACCTGCACGGGGCCTATGACTTCTTCCACACCGCGAAGAAGGCCGGGGTCACCCCGATCATCGGCATCGAGGCGTACGTCGCCCCGGAGTCGCGGCGCAACAAGCGCAAGATCCAGTGGGGCCAGCCGCACCAGAAGCGCGACGACGTCTCCGGCTCCGGCGGTTACACCCACAAGACGATCTGGGCGGCGAACGCGACGGGGCTGCACAACCTCTTCCGGCTCTCCTCGGACGCGTACGCCGAGGGCTGGCTCCAGAAGTGGCCCCGGATGGACAAGGAGACCATCTCCCAGTGGTCGGAGGGCCTGATCGCCTCCACCGGCTGCCCCTCGGGCGAGCTCCAGACCCGGCTGCGCCTCGGCCAGTTCGACGAGGCCCTGAAGTCCGCGGCCGAGTACCAGGACATCTTCGGCAAGGACCGGTACTTCCTGGAGCTGATGGACCACGGCATCGAGATCGAGAGCCGGGTCCGCGCCGGCCTGCTGGAGATCGGCAAGAAGCTCGGCATCCCGCCGCTGGTCACCAACGACTCGCACTACACCTACGCGCACGAGGCGACCGCGCACGACGCGCTGCTGTGCATCCAGACCGGCAAGAACCTCTCCGACCCGGACCGCTTCCGCTTCGACGGGACCGGCTACTACCTGAAGTCCACGGACGAGATGTACGCCATCGACTCCTCGGACGCCTGGCAGGAGGGCTGCGCCAACACCCTCCTGGTGGCCGAGCAGATCGACACCACCGGCATGTTCGAGGCGAAGAACCTCATGCCGAAGTTCGACATCCCCGACGGCTTCACCGAGGTCACCTGGTTCAAGGAGGAGGTCCGCCGGGGCATGGAACGCCGCTTCCCGGGCGGCGTCCCCGACGACCGGCAGAAGCAGGTCGAGTACGAGATGGACGTCATCATCCAGATGGGGTTCCCGGGCTACTTCCTCGTCGTCGCCGACTTCATCATGTGGGCGAAGAACCAGGGCATCGCGGTCGGCCCCGGCCGTGGTTCCGCGGCCGGCTCGATCGTCGCCTACGCGATGGGCATCACCGACCTCGACCCCATCCCGCACGGTCTGATCTTCGAGCGCTTCCTCAACCCCGAGCGCGTCTCCATGCCCGATGTCGACATCGACTTCGACGAGCGCAGGCGCGTCGAGGTGATCCGCTACGTGACCGAGAAGTACGGCGCCGACAAGGTCGCCATGATCGGCACCTACGGAAAGATCAAGGCGAAGAACGCCATCAAGGACTCCGCGCGCGTGCTGGGCTACCCGTACGCGATGGGCGACCGCCTGACCAAGGCCATGCCCGCCGACGTCCTGGGCAAGGGCATCGACCTCAACGGCATCACCGACCCCTCGCACCCGCGCTACAGCGAGGCGGGCGAGATCCGCGCGATGTACGAGAACGAGCCGGACGTCAAGAAGGTCATCGACACCGCCAAGGGCGTCGAGGGACTGGTCCGCCAGATGGGCGTGCACGCGGCCGGCGTGATCATGTCCAGCGAGCCGATCGTCGACCACGCCCCCATCTGGGTGCGGCACACGGACGGCGTGACCATCACCCAGTGGGACTACCCGCAGTGCGAGTCGCTCGGCCTGCTGAAGATGGACTTCCTCGGCCTGCGCAACCTCACGATCATGGACGACGCCGTCAAGATGGTGAAGTCCAACAAGGGCATCGACCTCGACCTGCTGGCACTGCCGCTCGACGACCCCAAGACCTTCGAACTGCTCCAGCGCGGTGACACCCTCGGCGTCTTCCAGTTCGACGGCGGCCCCATGCGCTCGCTGCTGCGCCTGATGAAGCCCGACAACTTCGAGGACATCTCCGCCGTCTCCGCGCTCTACCGTCCCGGCCCGATGGGCATGGACTCGCACACCAACTATGCGCTGCGCAAGAACAAGCTCCAGGAGATCACCCCGATCCACAAGGAGCTGGAGGAGCCGCTCCAGGAGGTCCTGGCCGTCACCTACGGCCTGATCGTCTACCAGGAGCAGGTGCAGAAGGCCGCCCAGATCATCGCCGGGTACTCGCTCGGCGAGGCCGACATCCTCCGCCGCGTGATGGGCAAGAAGAAGCCCGACGAGCTGGCGAAGAACTTCGTCCTGTTCCAGAAGGGCGCCCGCGACAAGGGCTACAGCGACGAGGCGATCCAGGCCCTGTGGGACGTCCTGGTCCCCTTCGCCGGCTACGCCTTCAACAAGGCGCACTCCGCCGCGTACGGCCTGGTCTCGTACTGGACCGCCTACCTGAAGGCGAACCACCCCGCCGAGTACATGGCCGGACTGCTCACCTCGGTCAAGGACGACAAGGACAAGTCGGCCGTCTACCTCAACGAGTGCCGGCGCATGGGCATCAAGGTGCTCCCGCCGAACGTCAACGAGTCGGTGCACAACTTCGCCGCGCAGGGCGACGACGTGATCCTCTTCGGCCTCGAGGCCGTGCGCAACGTCGGCACCAACGTGGTCGAGTCGATCATCAGGAGCCGCAAGGCCAAGGGCAAGTACGCCTCCTTCCCCGACTACCTCGACAAGGTCGAGGCGGTCGCCTGCAACAAGCGCACCACCGAGTCGCTGATCAAGGCGGGCGCCTTCGACACCCTCGGGCACACCCGCAAGGGCCTCACCGCGCACTTCGAGCCGATGATCGACAACGTGGTCGCGGTCAAGCGCAAGGAGGCCGAGGGACAGTTCGACCTGTTCGGCGGTATGGGCGAGGAGGAGACCAGCGAGCCCGGCTTCGGACTCGACGTCGAGTTCACCACCGACGAGTGGGAGAAGACGTACCTGCTCGCCCAGGAGCGGGAGATGCTCGGTCTGTACGTCTCCGACCACCCGCTCTTCGGACTGGAGCACGTGCTGTCCGACAAGGCCGACGCGGGCATCGCCCAGCTCACCGGCGGCGAGCACGCGGACGGCGCGGTCGTCACCATCGGCGGCATCATCTCCGGCCTCCAGCGCAAGATGACCAAGCAGGGCAACGCCTGGGCGATCGCCACCGTGGAGGACCTCGCCGGGTCCATCGAGTGCATGTTCTTCCCGGCGACCTACCAGCTCGTCTCGACCCAACTCGTCGAGGACGCCGTCGTCTTCGTCAAGGGCCGCCTCGACAAGCGGGAGGACGTGCCGCGCCTCGTCGCGATGGAGCTCCAGGTCCCGGACCTGTCGAACGCGGGCACCAACGCGCCCGTGATCCTCACGATCCCGGCCACCCGGGTCACCCCGCCGATGATCAACCGCCTCGGCGAGATCCTCACCCACCACCGCGGCGACAGCGAGGTCCGGATCAGGCTCCAGGGCCCGACCAGGACGACCGTCCTGCGGCTCGACCGGCACCGGGTCAAGCCCGATCCCGCGCTGTTCGGCGATCTCAAGGTGCTGCTCGGCCCGTCCTGCCTGGCCGGCTGA
- a CDS encoding DUF2252 domain-containing protein, with protein sequence MSVPQLNDEHRGEEILAVFDTAFGELLAADPAAFRVKFRKMAASAFAFYRGTAGLFYHDLDAEKRGGPFLDERTSRVWIHGDLHAENFGTYMDATGRLIFNVNDFDEAYVGPFTWDLKRFAASVALIGYAKALGDDQITELVAVYAGAYRERIHALATGAKSDEVPPFTLDTAQGPLLDALRDARALTRFGLLDSMTEIRDFERRFAPGGGSIELDAATRYKVLAAFDGYLETLPETSLARPDSYRVKDVVGRRGIGIGSAGLPSYNILLEGHSDALENDVVIYIKQAQTPAVSRHITDPSIRDYFQHEGHRTVISQRALQQHADPWLGWTELGGAGQLVAEVSPYAVDLNWGDIDDPEEIAGVVADLGRATATMHAAADDTSGESLVPFSTERAIDAAIAADEEGFASLLVDFAHGYGARARADHQIFVDLFRNGRIPGL encoded by the coding sequence ATGTCGGTTCCGCAGCTCAACGACGAGCACCGCGGCGAGGAGATCCTCGCCGTCTTCGACACCGCGTTCGGCGAGCTCCTGGCCGCCGACCCGGCAGCGTTCCGGGTCAAGTTCCGGAAGATGGCGGCCTCGGCGTTCGCGTTCTACCGGGGCACGGCCGGGCTGTTCTACCACGACCTGGACGCCGAGAAGCGGGGCGGCCCGTTCCTTGACGAGCGCACCTCGCGCGTGTGGATCCACGGCGACCTGCACGCGGAGAACTTCGGCACCTACATGGACGCCACGGGCCGGCTGATCTTCAACGTCAACGACTTCGACGAGGCGTACGTCGGCCCCTTCACCTGGGACCTGAAGCGGTTCGCGGCCTCCGTCGCCCTCATCGGGTACGCGAAGGCGCTCGGCGACGACCAGATCACCGAGCTGGTGGCGGTGTACGCGGGCGCGTACCGCGAGCGCATCCACGCGCTGGCCACCGGCGCCAAGAGCGACGAGGTGCCGCCGTTCACCCTGGACACCGCGCAGGGCCCCCTGCTGGACGCGCTGCGCGACGCGCGTGCGCTGACCCGCTTCGGGCTGCTGGACTCGATGACCGAGATCCGTGACTTCGAGCGCCGCTTCGCGCCGGGCGGCGGCTCCATCGAGCTGGACGCGGCCACCCGCTACAAGGTGCTCGCGGCCTTCGACGGCTATCTGGAGACGCTGCCGGAGACCTCCCTGGCCCGCCCGGACTCCTACCGGGTGAAGGACGTCGTGGGCCGCCGTGGCATCGGCATCGGCTCGGCCGGCCTGCCGTCGTACAACATCCTGCTCGAGGGCCACAGCGACGCCCTGGAGAACGACGTGGTGATCTACATCAAGCAGGCCCAGACCCCGGCCGTCTCCCGGCACATCACGGACCCGTCGATCCGTGACTACTTCCAGCACGAGGGCCACCGCACGGTGATCTCCCAGCGCGCCCTCCAGCAGCACGCGGACCCCTGGCTCGGCTGGACCGAGCTCGGCGGCGCGGGGCAGCTGGTCGCCGAGGTCTCGCCGTACGCCGTCGATCTGAACTGGGGCGACATCGACGACCCGGAGGAGATCGCGGGCGTCGTCGCCGACCTCGGCCGGGCCACGGCCACGATGCACGCGGCGGCCGACGACACCTCGGGCGAGTCCCTGGTCCCCTTCTCCACCGAGCGGGCCATCGACGCGGCGATCGCGGCCGACGAGGAGGGCTTCGCCTCCCTCCTGGTCGACTTCGCGCACGGCTACGGCGCACGCGCCCGTGCCGACCACCAGATCTTCGTCGACCTGTTCCGCAACGGCCGGATCCCGGGTCTGTGA
- a CDS encoding thioredoxin domain-containing protein, with protein MSKRNSAAAKTAARERLRIEREREAKRAKVRRQIIVACSIVGVLAAAGGIGYAVVQANKPSYWEEAKDAKVVAPANTSGTNGTVVTLGKSTATKVLKMYEDPRCPVCASFEQTVGPTVKSDLDAGKFKIQYVGGTFLDGDQLKDGTIGSRGEGSKNAMSAMGAALNVSPEAFLEYKTALYSAKWHPSESEDKFKSDSYLIEVADTVPALKGNAKFRTAVKNGTYDAWALAMSKTFDTNKDGVNGTPSLVMDGKKLTDSGGQNAPMTVADFNTALTAALKG; from the coding sequence ATGAGCAAGCGGAACAGCGCGGCGGCGAAGACGGCCGCCCGGGAGCGGCTGCGCATCGAGCGCGAGCGCGAGGCCAAGCGGGCCAAGGTCAGGCGGCAGATCATCGTCGCCTGCTCGATCGTCGGCGTCCTGGCCGCGGCCGGCGGCATAGGCTACGCCGTCGTCCAGGCCAACAAGCCCAGCTACTGGGAGGAGGCCAAGGACGCCAAGGTCGTCGCGCCCGCCAACACCTCGGGCACGAACGGCACGGTGGTCACGCTCGGCAAGAGCACGGCCACGAAGGTCCTCAAGATGTACGAGGACCCGCGCTGCCCCGTCTGCGCCTCGTTCGAGCAGACCGTCGGCCCCACCGTGAAGTCGGACCTCGACGCCGGCAAGTTCAAGATCCAGTACGTCGGCGGCACCTTCCTCGACGGCGACCAGCTCAAGGACGGCACGATCGGTTCGCGGGGCGAGGGCTCCAAGAACGCGATGAGCGCCATGGGCGCGGCGCTGAACGTCAGCCCCGAGGCGTTCCTCGAGTACAAGACGGCCCTGTACTCCGCGAAGTGGCACCCGAGCGAGTCCGAGGACAAGTTCAAGAGCGACAGCTACCTCATCGAGGTGGCCGACACGGTCCCGGCCCTCAAGGGGAACGCGAAGTTCCGGACCGCCGTGAAGAACGGCACCTACGACGCGTGGGCGCTGGCCATGTCGAAGACCTTCGACACGAACAAGGACGGCGTCAACGGCACCCCGTCCCTGGTCATGGACGGCAAGAAGCTCACCGACTCCGGCGGCCAGAACGCCCCCATGACGGTCGCGGACTTCAACACGGCCCTGACCGCGGCGCTCAAGGGCTAG
- a CDS encoding alkaline phosphatase D family protein, translated as MTSRYRSSESTGLSPKRPDTLSPRRRTALKAVAATAVLAGPLAAALPARAAEAPVFLHGLASGDPLPDGVLLWTRVTPTAEATPGSGLGPDTVVSWVVATDKALTNVVATGSTTATAASDHTVKADIRGLAPATDYWFRFSSGGSDSPVARTRTAPAADAAVPGLRFGVVSCANWEAGYFSSYRHLAARGDLDAWLHLGDYIYEYGTGEYGTRGTVVRRTAPTHEILSLADYRTRHGTYKTDPDLQALHAKAPVVAIWDDHEFANDTWSGGAENHTEGAEGAWSARQAAAKQAYFEWMPVRPAIAGTTYRRLRFGKLADLSLLDLRSFRSQQVAVGKGTVDDPDRTITGRAQLDWLKAGLSSSDTTWRLVGNSVMISPFAIGSLSADLFKPLAKLLGLPQDGIGLNTDQWDGYTDDRRELLAHLRSHAIRNTVFLTGDIHMAWANDVPVDAGTYPLSASAATEFVVTSVTSDNLDDIVKVPEGTLTAIASPVIRAANRHVHYVDTDRHGYGVLDITAERAQMDYYVLSDRTSTTATSTWARSYRTRSGTQKVERTYDPV; from the coding sequence GTGACCAGTCGATACAGATCCTCCGAGAGCACCGGCCTGTCGCCGAAACGCCCCGACACGCTGTCGCCGCGCCGCCGTACAGCGCTCAAGGCCGTGGCCGCGACCGCCGTGCTGGCGGGCCCGCTCGCCGCCGCACTGCCCGCCCGCGCCGCCGAGGCCCCCGTCTTCCTGCACGGCCTCGCCTCCGGCGACCCGCTGCCCGACGGCGTCCTGCTGTGGACCCGGGTGACGCCCACCGCCGAGGCGACCCCCGGCTCCGGGCTCGGCCCCGACACCGTCGTGAGCTGGGTCGTCGCCACCGACAAGGCCCTGACGAACGTCGTCGCCACCGGCTCGACCACCGCCACCGCCGCCTCCGACCACACCGTCAAGGCCGACATACGCGGTCTCGCGCCCGCCACCGACTACTGGTTCCGCTTCTCGTCCGGCGGCAGCGACTCCCCGGTGGCGCGCACCCGCACCGCGCCGGCGGCGGACGCCGCCGTGCCGGGCCTGCGCTTCGGCGTGGTGTCCTGCGCCAACTGGGAGGCCGGCTACTTCTCCTCGTACCGGCACCTCGCGGCCCGCGGCGACCTGGACGCCTGGCTGCACCTCGGTGACTACATCTACGAGTACGGCACCGGCGAGTACGGCACCCGCGGCACCGTCGTACGGCGGACGGCGCCGACGCACGAGATCCTCTCCCTCGCCGACTACCGCACCCGGCACGGCACGTACAAGACCGACCCCGACCTCCAGGCCCTGCACGCGAAGGCCCCGGTCGTCGCGATCTGGGACGACCACGAGTTCGCCAACGACACCTGGTCGGGCGGCGCGGAGAACCACACCGAGGGCGCCGAGGGCGCCTGGTCGGCCCGTCAGGCGGCCGCCAAGCAGGCCTACTTCGAGTGGATGCCGGTGCGCCCCGCGATCGCCGGCACCACCTACCGCAGGCTGCGCTTCGGCAAGCTCGCCGACCTCTCCCTGCTGGACCTGCGGTCCTTCCGCTCCCAGCAGGTCGCCGTCGGCAAGGGCACCGTGGACGACCCGGACCGCACGATCACCGGCCGCGCCCAGCTCGACTGGCTGAAGGCGGGCCTGTCGTCGTCCGACACCACGTGGCGGCTGGTCGGCAACTCGGTGATGATCTCCCCGTTCGCGATCGGCTCGCTCTCCGCGGACCTGTTCAAGCCGCTCGCCAAGCTGCTGGGGCTGCCGCAGGACGGCATCGGCCTCAACACCGACCAGTGGGACGGCTACACCGACGACCGCCGCGAGCTGCTGGCGCACCTGCGCTCCCACGCGATCCGCAACACCGTCTTCCTGACCGGCGACATCCACATGGCGTGGGCCAACGACGTGCCGGTGGACGCCGGGACGTACCCGCTGTCGGCCTCGGCCGCCACGGAGTTCGTGGTCACCTCGGTCACCTCCGACAACCTCGACGACATCGTGAAGGTCCCCGAGGGCACTCTCACCGCGATCGCCTCCCCGGTCATCCGGGCCGCCAACCGGCACGTCCACTACGTGGACACCGACCGCCACGGGTACGGCGTCCTGGACATCACCGCCGAGCGGGCCCAGATGGACTACTACGTGCTGTCCGACCGCACCAGCACCACCGCGACCTCCACCTGGGCCCGCTCGTACCGCACGCGCAGCGGCACGCAGAAGGTGGAACGGACCTACGACCCCGTCTGA
- a CDS encoding dienelactone hydrolase family protein yields the protein MNIMLFHSTYGPRPAVRAAADRLRAAGHEVWTPDLFEGRTFDTVEDGMAHNEEIGKDELLRRAVLAAAPYSERGLVYAGFSLGASIAQTLALGDAKARGLLLLHGTSDLAPNVTADGLAVQLHVAEPDPFETDDWLSAWYLQMGRAGADVEVYRYAGAGHLYTDPELPDYDEEAAEATWRVALGFLESLRPLQARQTGS from the coding sequence ATGAACATCATGCTCTTTCACTCGACCTACGGTCCGCGGCCCGCGGTACGGGCCGCGGCGGACCGGCTGCGCGCGGCCGGTCACGAGGTGTGGACCCCCGACCTCTTCGAGGGGCGCACGTTCGACACGGTCGAGGACGGCATGGCCCACAACGAGGAGATCGGCAAGGACGAACTGCTGAGGAGGGCCGTGCTGGCCGCCGCGCCGTACTCGGAGCGGGGCCTGGTCTACGCCGGGTTCTCGCTCGGCGCCTCGATCGCGCAGACCCTCGCCCTCGGCGACGCGAAGGCGCGGGGACTGCTCCTCCTGCACGGCACCTCGGACCTCGCGCCGAACGTCACGGCCGACGGCCTCGCGGTGCAGCTGCACGTCGCGGAGCCGGACCCGTTCGAGACCGACGACTGGCTGAGCGCCTGGTACCTCCAGATGGGCCGCGCGGGCGCCGACGTGGAGGTCTACCGGTACGCGGGCGCCGGGCACCTGTACACCGACCCCGAGCTGCCCGACTACGACGAGGAGGCCGCCGAGGCCACCTGGCGGGTGGCACTCGGCTTCCTCGAGAGTCTCCGGCCCCTTCAGGCCCGTCAGACGGGGTCGTAG
- a CDS encoding mechanosensitive ion channel family protein produces MENLLRPVIVVGGSVVLTVLIGWATDRLLCKADRRHPETPLWGLLRRGRIPYQLVLAAAMLRGSYDAARLLQDHRTGIGQALTLVLIGATAWLVIRIAAAIVETSYSRYARMHHDPARVRRVRTQVTLIMRVVSAVVGVVAAASMLLTFPPMRAAGASLLASAGLLGIVAGVAAQSTLSNMFAGLQIAFGDMVRIGDTVVVDGEWGTVEEITLTFLTVRTWDERRITMPVSYFTSKPFENWSRGTPQMTGIVYWHVDHNAPVELMREKLRDILRECPAWDGRACGLDVTDTTPNTMQVRALVTAKDADDIWTVRVRVREEMIRWLSREHTYALPKVNTSDAAQPPGRLPGPSDSPGGTVRRVHETPRPAR; encoded by the coding sequence ATGGAGAACCTGCTCCGCCCCGTGATCGTGGTCGGCGGTTCGGTCGTGCTGACAGTCCTCATCGGCTGGGCCACCGACCGCCTGCTGTGCAAGGCCGACCGACGGCACCCCGAGACCCCGCTGTGGGGTCTGCTGCGCCGTGGCCGCATCCCCTACCAGCTCGTGCTGGCCGCGGCGATGCTGAGAGGGTCCTACGACGCCGCCCGGCTGTTGCAGGACCACCGGACCGGCATCGGCCAGGCCCTCACCCTGGTGCTGATCGGCGCCACCGCCTGGCTGGTGATCAGGATCGCGGCGGCGATCGTCGAGACCTCGTACTCGCGCTACGCGCGCATGCACCACGACCCGGCCCGCGTCCGGCGGGTGCGCACCCAGGTGACGCTGATCATGCGGGTGGTGTCGGCCGTCGTCGGGGTGGTCGCGGCGGCCTCGATGCTGCTGACGTTCCCGCCGATGCGCGCGGCCGGCGCCTCCCTGCTGGCCTCGGCCGGACTCCTCGGCATCGTCGCCGGTGTGGCCGCCCAGTCCACGCTGAGCAACATGTTCGCCGGCCTCCAGATCGCCTTCGGCGACATGGTGCGCATCGGCGACACGGTCGTCGTGGACGGCGAGTGGGGCACGGTGGAGGAGATCACCCTGACCTTCCTGACCGTGCGCACCTGGGACGAGCGCCGGATCACCATGCCGGTGTCGTACTTCACCTCGAAGCCCTTCGAGAACTGGTCGCGCGGGACCCCCCAGATGACCGGCATCGTCTACTGGCACGTGGACCACAACGCGCCGGTGGAGCTCATGCGCGAGAAGCTGCGCGACATCCTGCGCGAGTGCCCGGCCTGGGACGGCCGCGCCTGCGGGCTCGACGTCACCGACACCACGCCCAACACCATGCAGGTGCGGGCCCTGGTCACGGCGAAGGACGCCGACGACATCTGGACGGTGCGGGTCAGGGTCCGCGAGGAGATGATCCGCTGGCTGTCGAGGGAGCACACGTACGCGCTCCCCAAGGTCAACACGTCGGACGCCGCGCAGCCCCCCGGCCGGCTGCCCGGCCCGTCCGACTCTCCCGGCGGTACGGTCCGCCGGGTCCACGAGACACCCCGCCCGGCACGCTGA